A genomic stretch from Mya arenaria isolate MELC-2E11 chromosome 10, ASM2691426v1 includes:
- the LOC128206640 gene encoding monocarboxylate transporter 13-like, which yields MSIFGRSERSTDTSERVGLLLDKNAGAKKNGFGEKSKHTPKEAPFGRKAAVMAACLAQQFVCIGMGYGYSVMYAELVIALDVSRSVASLTAAFYFATVNIGGLFFTGLIRKFGPGRSIVVGSFIGSVGLFASGFSPNITGIILLSGVLTGFGMSVCYLAGFIAVSWMFHKNAGLALASLTIGSSVGQFAAPLLYESTIAEYTWRGSFIVLSALPLQCLIAGVLIHCSRDYFVTGAEAQPEDYHDGASSPKQRSVYLSLIFDRLMIIILINFFTLSLTGNVEAWFIVDMLVSRGMTRQAGSVAASAIGLANVVGRLVATITRYKLPNIPTVYHWIYLCPLTAVTHFLIIILPQYSTILALCVLYGIVFGITVAQAPAIMFEATGLSRYPQGMALMNVVYGVGDAISAVVGGYIKDATGTYNIAFYIAGAVCIYNGVTSVLASYYVRERNKMPRHDAGLTVKRETRQRLISSTRIHP from the exons ATGTCGATTTTTGGGAGGAGTGAACGGAGCACTGATACTTCTGAACGGGTTGGTTTATTATTGGACAAGAATGCAGGGGCTAAGAAAAATGGATTTGG AGAAAAGTCCAAACACACACCAAAGGAAGCGCCTTTTGGAAGAAAGGCTGCGGTGATGGCCGCATGCCTGGCCCAGCAGTTTGTGTGTATCGGTATGGGGTACGGGTACAGTGTCATGTACGCCGAACTTGTGATCGCTCTCGACGTTTCCCGCTCAGTGGCTTCTCTTACCGCGGCCTTCTACTTCGCCACCGTGAACATTGGAG GGCTTTTCTTTACCGGTTTAATCAGGAAGTTTGGGCCAGGAAGAAGCATTGTCGTAGGATCATTCATCGGAAGTGTTGGACTCTTTGCCAGCGGATTTTCACCAAATATCACCGGAATTATCCTATTGTCGGGGGTATTGACTG GCTTCGGGATGAGTGTCTGTTATCTGGCCGGCTTTATTGCAGTGAGTTGGATGTTCCACAAAAATGCTGGACTGGCTTTGGCCTCTCTTACGATTGGGTCAAG TGTAGGACAGTTTGCTGCTCCTCTGCTTTATGAATCAACCATAGCGGAATACACGTGGAGGGGGTCATTCATTGTGTTGTCCGCGCTCCCCCTCCAGTGCCTCATTGCTGGTGTGTTGATACATTGCTCAAGGGACTACTTTGTTACTGGGGCGGAAGCACAACCGGAGGACTACCATGACGGTGCAAGTTCACCAAAGCAACGCTCTGTGTACTTAAGCCTCATTTTTGATCGGTTGATGataatcattttgataaatttcttcACGTTGTCGTTAACAG GTAATGTCGAGGCATGGTTTATCGTCGACATGCTGGTGTCACGTGGTATGACAAGACAGGCGGGTTCTGTGGCCGCCTCTGCAATTGGTCTTGCCAATGTTGTGGGCAGACTGGTAGCGACCATCACCAGATATAAACTGCC AAATATCCCGACCGTCTATCACTGGATCTACTTATGCCCCTTGACAGCTGTTACACATTTCCTCATAATAATTTTGCCCCAGTACTCGACCATACTGGCATTATGTGTCTTGTACGGGATAGTATTTGGCATCACAGTTGCCCAAGCCCCAGCGATCATGTTTGAAGCTACAGGTCTCAGTAGGTATCCGCAGGGTATGGCTCTGATGAATGTTGTTTACGGCGTTGGGGACGCAATCAGCGCCGTTGTTGGTG GGTATATTAAGGATGCAACCGGTACCTACAACATTGCGTTTTACATAGCAGGCGCTGTTTGCATTTACAATGGAGTCACTAGCGTGCTTGCGTCATATTACGTGAGGGAAAGAAACAAGATGCCACGTCACGATGCTGGGCTGACCGTTAAAAGGGAAACCAGGCAACGGCTTATATCTTCCACGAGAATCCATCCGTAG